The stretch of DNA AGGGACCGACAACGAGGCTACCCCCTGCCAGAATGTAACCATCAAAGTGGAGCAAGAGGACGACTCAGAGACCGAGATGGAAAACATCAAagtgatcaaagtggggaatcaCAGCATCAAAGGCTGCAGCGTACGCCTTGGATCTTACAAAGACATAGCCAGGGACCAGAAACGCTTTGACAAAGAAGAAGCTGGTGTTTCCGCCATGGAAGATGGCAACGAAGGCTCTCTAGTCAGCAGTGACGAGTCTGGTGCTTCAGGTTCAAAGGTCGTCAGGATTAAGGAAGAGAAACAAGACGAGGAATCGGCACCCTGCGAGCTTTGCGGGGCTTTGCTGACGGAGGAGGAACAGTCGGCCCACTACATCTCCAACCACATGGGCCACATCTGTGCGTGCGGCAGGTGTGGCCAGGTATTGATCAAAGGCCGCCAGCTGCAGGAGCACGCCGAGCGCTGCGGAGAGCCCCAGAGTGTTGACCTTGACTCACCCGAGGAAGACTCCCCTCTTCCAGAAGACGCGCAGGCAATGGAGGAGGGTCTTTTGGAGGGCTACCGTTGCCCTCTCTGTGGCCTTGTCTTTGAAAGCGAGAATTTGGCAGTGGAGCACACATTGGTGTGCCCCGAGCAAGAACCTTTCCGTCCCTCCCTGCTCGACGACGGGAGCGAGCTCGACCATCGACGTAAACACTTCTGTGCCATTTGCGGGAAAGGATTCTATCAGCGGTGCCACCTGCGAGAGCACTACACGGTGCACACCAAGGAGAAGCAGTTCACCTGCCAGACGTGCGGAAAACAGTTCCTTCGCGAGCGCCAACTGCGCCTCCACACCGACATGCACAAGGGCATGGCACGCTACGTCTGCCCAGTCTGTGACCAGGGCACCTTCCTGAAGCACGACCACGTCCGTCACATGATCTCGCACTTGTCGGCAGGTGAGACCATCTGCCAGGTGTGTTTCCAAATTTTTCCCAGCGGAGATCACCTGGAGAAACACATGGATGTGCACCTGTATATTTGCGGCGTTTGTGGGGAGAAGTTCCGTCTCCGCAAGGACATGCGGAGTCATTATAACTCAAAACACACCAAGAGACAGTGAAAGGCTACCACAATGTGTAGATTGTATTATATGAAAAATGGAAAAgcgaaacaaaagaaaaaagccatactgtaaatgtgagaACCAATctatgcacttattacaccaAAAATAACCTATTCAAAAAGCACTTTCAAATGGTATGCATAGTCTAAGTGTGTTTgaggtttattgtttattgttttttttctggaggGATATAGTGCCTCAGGCTTACAAAATGGTTTAAGGCCTTTTTTTCTACCTagcaagtactgtatgtatgtgcacgATTAGATTGATGGAAGACATGCTTATAAGTTTCAGGCAGGTCACACAGAGTATGTCAAgcaccttgttttttttttttttttttttttttcaagttaaGATTTTCAAAGGTTTTGTAAAAACATGTTCAATTTGTATGGTTTTCCTTCATGGATACTTCTTTTCTCCGTGGCCAACATATGAGATCTCCGGTAATATTGATGTCATTATAGATCACTCTTGCTATTTGGTGCTTGTCTTTTTAGCAGTAAGGTGTCATGTGTTGAGACGTCTTTTCTGGTGTTGTGATGTCATGGTTAACCTAACAGGTACATTTAGCTATAGCTGTTTCAGGTACTGAGGGACTCCAGTAAAGTTGCATTACAAGGTACAGGCACTAAATGTAACACTCCAAAACACTAGTGTGGTTGACTTCGAGTAGGTCAAACTATTGAGATACTCTACTCAACTGTTCTCCACCaattactgtttttttgtttcatatCCATCCTATACACCAGAAATATTGATTTTCAACACAATTTGACATTTTATATTTTAACTATGCAAATGTAGAGCATCACAAATGAAGCTGTTACATATTTGGTCTTTCACATTGCTGTCTTTCTGAAACAACCTTTACCAGGGATAGAATCTGAAACAGGTGCATTGATGAAATGGTTAATATACATTTGATCCCATAGGAGCACTTTTTAGCATGTTTGGTATTGTAAACAAAAGACAATCTCAGTTGCCTCTTCTATGTCTTAACTTTTGAATGTTTGTGAAATGCAGGATACTTGGGaagttattttttatatatattttattttaaatctattgtgcttttcttttcattaAGCTTTAATGAGTGCAAAACATTTACTGCAGTGTGTCTATATTCAGGTCCATATTAAACAGCCTGTCTTGCTATTCAAACTACCAGTGAAAGAGCTGCAACAATCAGTACTATTTAATCTCTATtgaattaaaacaaaaatgtctgTCAGACCtcaagaattaaaaaaaagcttGTCATATTCTGAATAGATATATTCACATATTCTAATCAGATTAGATGTTTATACGGGTTTAGGTCAACCCTCAAGAGAGTCAGGTGCAATGGATTATTACTGTCAGGACAATATAACATCCTGTTTTgatgctattttttttaatcataactGCATCATTGCAGCTGGTATTTAAGCAGACACTCTCCATTAGAAGTAATAGTTCAGAAACTTAGCCAGGGATCAAACTAGAGACGGTCCTTGTAGATCAGTATACAGTAATGCTCCAGGGCTGTTCAAGTTGAAATGCAGTGTGACGTCGTACATTGAACATATTTTTTTGTCTGTAAGGCTTGACAGCAGTGCCTGGAGTATAACAAATGTTATGGCTGTCCAGACCTCTTTTtgaatcctttctgttttgAATCCTCACATCTATAGCTCAGCAGCTGCACCCTGCCAGGGGTGTGTACATGTTAACTGTATTAGTGTCAGCCAATTCCATGTACATAACTTTTTCAATGTGGGTTGTTACAAGTTTTTCTGCAATCCCTGGACAGTTAAGTTCTTGGACAATTTACCAAACACTTTGACAGTCATATACAGAGAACTCAGGGTTTAGCGGTTTCTATAGGGAGCACCACAATGAGATATTTTAAAGTCTTGACCACAAATGGGTGTCTGGTCTAAGCTGAAAGTAGGCTTATCAAAACAATCAGGTTCAATATGGTTCAGAGAAGAGTTTGTCCATACAagctataaaaaaaatatgaatccATGTCTTTATAGGATATTGTTTAATCTCATGCCATTTGAAAGTTAGTCAAAGAAAATAGGTATGGATATGTCTGTTGCCAAGACTATGTAAACATCTACAATGACAAATGGTGCCGACATACCATAGACCTACCGTATagctgtgtggagagtgtgtaaTTTAACAGGGTGTATGGAGGATTTGAGAAGTCTCACACATTTAAGATTATGTATACATTGCAATGTTGATGTCTTGTTTTATGAgtcattttccattttttacaTCACGTAACTCCAAATGGATGTGTATGGATACAGGTCAAGTGTCATTTGCTCTAACAACACGGAGGATGTCTGTTAATGTTTACCTTTCGATAAAGCTTTGTTTTTCAAGCTATAAAATAAAGAAACATGGAATATAGGAGTGAAATTGAGTGTATATGAACATATTGGGCATGACTTCATTAAGGGAAGCTTTTGGTGCAAAGATTCAGGTTGAACTGTGAATGCATGAATACAGCTCCAATGACATCTCAAGGCCATACTATCAaacattatttatcatttaGAAAATATACTCAAGGTAAAATGTTATTAAACATGTGAATAATGGTCTGGTCACTTCTAACACATATTTTATCCCAGCAGACAAATTGACAGAACTTAAAGGTGTGGCACTGACCGGAGTATTGCTATTTACCACAGCTCACTATGGGGATAAATCCCACAGGATACTAACTCTAATTATGGGGTTAATTTCCTCCATTCTGTGTGTGGACTCTAGACAATAACATTTACAACTAAATATGCACAGCTCAAGACGCCGGAGAGGTGAAAAAATGTAAAAGCAAAAATGACCAATGTACATTTATATCATTAATTCACTCTAGATGGCCAACTCTCTGTCACAGCACATGTTTAATGGGGAGAAGGTGGAAGGGCATTGCAAAAATGGGAGTGACCAACAAGAGACAACGTCATGAAGATTAATGAATAGCTACATACACCAGTAATTCaagcatgtaggctacactttcAACAGCGGCATGCTTTGGCTATGTTTAAATATTCTATGACCTTTGTGCATTTGCATGGATTTGTGTGGTCAATCCATGTCCAATGAGGGCATAGACCAAAACCATGACGGAAGTATGTTTGCAAgggaaatataggcatgtctAAACTTTTGCCCAACATGCCTTGCTGTAAACTTttaaacaataggcctacacctAGGCCTGCTATTCCCAACAAGTACGGCCTAAACAATGTGTGTAGGTCTTATAAAATCACAGCCTACTCTAAAACAACTTGCTACAAGGCTTCAATGGCCTAATCATATTTTGATTGATGTCCAGCTGACTGACTTAACACATTAGGTCAAAATGAAAGCCTCGAATAGGCTACAAACAGTGTTCCTGtccttattttctttttttaccatTTAATCCTGAGCCAGTAAAACCAATATTTGACGCATTCTTATTGGCTGTAAGAAATCCAATCTTGTCCTGAAGGAAGGAACCAAGGAAGCCCCACCCACCACATGGCCACAAACACCAGATAACGATGGTCATGTTTTAGCTAGCATTCACAGTCTAAAtcagttgtgtgttgtgtgtagtttTCACTACGCCAAGAGCCTTACAACCAAAGATTAGAATCTTTGCTTACAACGCAGCGTGACCTGTAGCAGCTATCCTATAAATGGAGCTCTGTCGAGGTTTGTAACGACAATATCCTAGTTAGCTAACTCAGTATCAAGTTTTGTTTTGGCAAGATCATGGCTAGCCACGAATTAAATGTCagtttataggcctactgttgttgTAAACAAAGCAAAATGTCACCCTGTAGAcctaattcatttattttaaaaaagctaaaaaaaaaaaaaaaaaaaaaaaaacctgtcgcTAACCTACAGTAGTTAATAGCAAATTAGCTGAATTAGCCAATTAAACTTGTTGAGTGGTTAAGTGGCTGCTAAGGTCAATATGTGTTAGCTGATATCTAACCCCCATAGGTCAGATGGGGCTAGCTTCtctaaaacatttgttttaagtcATTTGAGCATAGTCCATATTCTGTCAATGTTTGCtttgagtgtggagtgtgtcttAACTCTACACATTAACCGTATAGCACTAGCTTGCTAGGTTTAGGCTAATATACGACTTCTTGAACATCTCCTTTCCATGCCTTCAAAGACTCGAAGAAGAATGGATCGAAGCGAGAGCCATGTTTGTGCATACTCACAAATATGGATGATGACGATGTGGTCATGCATGATGCGGAGTGCAGTTACTGTGATGGAAGCCTTTTAGAGGTAAGTATTACGCCAGGTCTATGATTAAGATAAAGGAATGGCTCACTGGACAGCTGTCTTGATCACAGTTGACTTGCCCTCAGCGCCAAGAGGCAAACTGAGAGAGCTGTCTCTGTGTTCTACACGTCTTGATGTTTAAATGTAGGAGGTTTAGGAATTCATGTTTGCCGTGCTATTGGGTTCAGCGACCTGCAGTTGCGGATACACAGGCTATTTTCttctaacacactcacctgttAAAAGATGCTGTTATCATATGCACATTATGACACTCTCTTTATATTTCaattatgtaggctatttgattAGGTAACTGATACTTGggaatatgatatgatatgatctttttttctctttgttgtGCAGACCGCTTTTCTTGAGGATGATGGGTTTGACAGTGGGTCTTGCCTGACGTTTGATGATGTTGAAAGCACCGCTGAGGAAGGTGGTGGTGTCCAATTCAGGACTGAGGAGGAAAGGAGTGGGAGATCTCAGGATATTAGAgaggtcaaattcaagactgcAGAGAAAATGATTGTGAAGTGTGAGATCTTGGAGAGTAGAGAAGCCCAGCTCGACCAATACATAGCTTCAGTGCAGAGAAACAATACCAGGCTACTACAGCGCTTTAATGTAAGTCTGAATGCCttttctgtgaaaaaaaaaaaatcatattgaAGTGAACTTACTGTCTTTTTAGCGACGTATGGCTTAAAACTTGTGACTTTTTGTCTGGGGTTGACAGGAGGTCCAAGATGATAAAAAGCGGGCAGAACGTAGGGATGAAGAGTGGAAGAGGAAGACCAAGGTCACTGTCTCCCTCAGGGTCAGGTTCTCTCCACTGAGTGTGAGGgcttcatctcttttttttaatgggtTCAGAATGCCACACGTTAGCAACACATTTCAGTTTAGGTTTGTAACATGGAGGTTTAGAATTATTAACCTTGGATCTTGAAGTATTCAATATCCACACAGAAATAACATTAAGCAAACACCTTTATTTTCTGTAGATGAGAAACAATGTGACACTTCTAAAGTGTGATGCAATGGCTAACTGAAAGCTATGGCTAAATGTCTACTCTACGTGACTAGCACTTGGCAATAACCTCCACTAAATGATTTCACCAACCAATTTATGACTGTTCAATCCATCTCAGTGCTGCTGAAGGAGAAATCTGATGAAAGGGCTTTGTTGATAGCTATGATTCCTCTTTTACTTCCTTAGAGTTCTCAGTGTGTCTCAGTTGGTTTTGATGTATTGATAAAGTAACATAAGACATTGCAGTTGAAACTGTACCACCATCATGGGCTGGTGTCCCTCGAGCCTTAGAAGGAGAGGTGCAAACGCACACCAAAGTTGAGGTGCAGGCAacgatctgaagaaggccataGGCCAAAACGTTAGCACtttattgttaaaaaaacacttacttataactcggagtgtgcggcatctctctctctctccatttcctggAGCCTTAGCCTAGCCCACAGTCAGGCCACGCCTGAGATGTATGCATCATGAAGGTAGTGTGTCTGATCTAACCTGTTAACATTGGCACCGAACTCACAACACTCAGCACACAACTAGGCCGGTCTGCACATGCCTTGCAATTAACAGAATGAATATTTGGATTAGAGGAAATGCTTGTCAGAGGAAAATTGTTTGTCTCCTGTTTTGGACATGAAAATAAAGTGGTGGTAAAGattttattttcaaacaaaTGCATTTTTGACTCACCTCATCAATGATATTACACGTTGATATTGTTACAGTGAGTGTTTTATAATGTTGGTGTTGTCCATCTTAATCATGTGAGATTGTTTTGTAACATCtcgttgattaaaaaaaacaaaacacatcttGTCTTCGTCTTCTCCGACAAAATGAACACTACCTAGACTAAAAGAAAGCTTCAATGACGAAAGGCTCGATTTATGTTTGGAGAAACTGGCCACATGTGTTTAGAAAGTAGCTTATTCTCAGTGGCCTTACACAGCAATTTGTTGTTCATTCCTGAGCTGTGCTTACATCTTTGAAACACTAACTGAATCCaggatttatgtttttttttcttcttctttgccTTCGCAATAGGGACATCGGGCCGTGTCATTGGTTGAAAGGAAAATGAAGAAAACCAAGAGAAAGAGCAGGGGATGATGATGCGATTCTGAGGTAGGTCATTAGATTACTGTTAGAGCCAGCTCCTTGTGGGCTGATCCCAAAGCTCAATGCGCAGGTGATTCCTACAGTAGatggtgtgattttttttattattattttattatatatttttagtgTTTTATTATATACTTATGTTTCTTGTGGCTAAGTGGATGTCTTAAACAACACCAACATCATCACACAGTGTGAACTAAGAAACATTACACCCCCTGAACAAGCTCTCCTCTCACAAAGCAGCTTTGCGTGTGTCCCTCTTACCAAGCCTGCGTAGAAATCTGAAAAAGACCTCTGCTGTGTTTCCCCCCGGCTCGGTATGTGGAGCCGCTCTCACTCCTTCCTCTCCATTCTTAACTCTCGCCTCTGAGCGGCTAACAAGCTTGTGGTTTCCCAAACCGCCATGGAATGCCTGGAAACCTCTTGTGGCGAGCGCAGTGACGCAGGCAGTCCAAATGATGGCCAAACGCAATGAGAGCCTTATGTGGGCTAAAAGAAGATGAAGCTGCTGGAGAGAAACGAGGGGAGTTCATAGTATCACAAACACCCTCTCTGCGTTCGGCAGCTCATGTCGAGCCTTCTGTGTTTTGATGTCTTTGACAGGGAAAGGCCTGGAGAGACTTTTAGTTCATTTAGATCTGAAGGACAAGAGAAAGGAGGATTCTCTGTCTTTGTGATTGTAGGTAATAGTAGGCACAACTCATTTTGCCTGTGATTGGTGGACAATTTCTGTCTCTTCCTTAtacttgtgtgtgggtgtgggtgtggtgtggtgtggtgtgatgccgtgtggtgtggtgtggctttCTCTGTGGTTtttgagaagaggagaaattcCTAACCAGTCTCGTATGGTATTTTGGCTTAAACAAGTTTGTGTACTGAAAGAGAATACAGGCAGTTTGAATACTTTCACATTGACACACTAGGGGGAGGTATTGCACTGTTCTTAATGATGGATACATTTATCATAAATGCAGAACTGTTACCTGACAAATAATCACTGATTAAAGAAAAGACCCAGGCCcaattaaataaaacatttccAATCTGTGATCAATGACATGGCCTTGATTTATTAATGCCGTCCAAATGCTCTAATTTTCTTTATTTATGTGTATATGGTCATAATAATTTCTTTACTTATTAAGTTTGAAGAAGCATACATATGATGTGTCGTCTGTAAATTAGTATAAACATCGCAGCTTCAGCCGTGTCTGGAGAGCACTGTAtgaattgtgtgtttttgttatggCACACCCATGTAATCAAATTCCTGGCCATTAGTCCTAATTGCATGTCttcagagagaggggcagacagTATCTGACCAAGATTATGGCCGATACTAACCCAGTCAgtcaactgccccccccccccccccccaagtctgtTGAACTCCACATCCCTTACAAAGCAAGCCGCTCGTTTCCCGACGTGTCCCAGGTTGTGTGGTCCCCGCAGGCAGAGGGGGCAAAACCTTGATTTTGATTGATGGGGCGATCCCCTGCGGGTGGCATGGAAACAAGGCAGCTGTTGCCGATGTTGCCACTGCCGCTGCTGTCGCCACCAAGGTTACGTAACCTTCCTCCACCCTCTTGTTTCCCCCCTCCGCTCTCCATGTTAGTCAGCCTCACCCCTTGGCGAGGACATAGCAGTGCGCTTTCGGTGAGATCTCATGAGACAATCAGAggtcctgtttgtttgcttgAGATGTTGACTCAACCGACTGTTGTTGTCCTTATTCCCTGTCAAAGGAGAACTCCGCTgatgtttctctgtttctcgaggtcacagagtactgtcggtacgaaacaaagcaaaaacaatcggttttacccagctggagttgctgcagccaatagctagagctgccaggcagctacagttcTACACTCTGGGCATGTTCATGTGCCCCCATATCCCCCCGGAATTCTCCTTTGCTTTGCGTTTGACTACTTATTCCTTTGGTTTACTTAATAGCCAAATAATCCAACCTGTCATTTATTTATGACATTATGGTCTAAGATCATCTAAGGTCTCCTCTCCACTGTAGCTTGAGTGTATCTGGTTGTTTCACTACTTTGTTTGGAACATTGATTGAGCATGATTACATCAATCAAACATCTTACTGAAACTGGGgtttttaatatttttaatTTAATGTATGTACATTTTAATGTAATTTACTGGGCAATTGTAAGATCAGTATCTCAGACGACCCCATTTTAATTTCAGACGGCCCCACCAGGGGTCCCGACCCCAAGGATGGATAAGAGGATGTAAGGCAGGTCCTTGAACCTGATTAGAATATTTGTTATCAATGGCCATGCATTGAATTGCAAATTTTgtgatttattcattttatgAATGTAATATTTGTAACCTACTATTTGCACTGCCTACTTAATACAATTTACATTTTtatatgtttgtatttattgACAATACAGAAAAGTTCTAGTACTCTATCCAAGTTTCTAGAGTCATTAATATTGCAACACATCTACCTCCAGTAGCCAAATTTGAATTTGGTAATCATTCTATACCCTTGATTAGACATTCTGAGCCGAGTGCCCCAACCCCTCTCCCtcaaccccctcctccctcctttggTCGATTCTATCAAAAAGTCATTTAGTCAGTTCTTCACTTGCATAACCTCTGGCCCATAAATCACTCGGCTACAGGCACTGCCTCATCCTGTGcagaggtgcattgtgggtattGCTGATGATTAAACCCCCCCTGCCTCCGGATCCTTGGAGCTCTGCTCCATTAGATTGATCATAGCCGTCTCCCTGGACGGTCATATGTTATTCCCTGAACAACAGCCTTCAGTCAGGGGTGCTTTGTAATTTCTCATGGAATTTCTGCAGCCTATTTAGAACATACATGAAATTGAACAGTTAGTTGCCTGAGAACTGGGGTGTCCTTTTGGATCCCATAAAATACGAGGGGGTCACTAGTCTTTGTGGACCTTGCGCGATCACACATAATGACTTATGTACTGATAGTCAAGGGAggcacaaggtgtgtgtgtgtgtgtgtgtgagaaagaaatagaaacaCTCATTTGGGAATATTACCTGAGTGTTTTTCCACGTGAGAAATGAAAGCCATCAGCTATGTTGTTGATCACCCCCAGGAAGAGTAATTTACTCTTCTCATTTCTGCTCATTGAGAGTCTGTGTTCACTGATGGAGAGGCGACCTTGGACTCGGGGTCAGAGCAATGGTGGTGACACTCCATTTACTGATTGCTCCTTCAGTCCTGTTAAtgcccttcctgttccaataaACCAAATGTGCCTGCTAATGCATCATAACCTTGTGGAGTTTAAACTAGATTTAGTCAAATTAATTACTCACTGACATTACTCATCATAACTTTATAGAGTTTAAACTAGATTTAGTCAGATTACTCCTTgattgtgtgttttcatgtacagtatgtctggagACAATTGTGTTTATAAGTGGTTAAATAAGTACAGgaatcacacacatattcataatgTCCTAACAAACATGTGAGTTCACTCTGCAAAATAATTTTAGTGTTACAATATACAAGCTTGGTGAAGACCTCTAAAGATGCAGTCCTGCATTGTTCAACAGAAAtgtcaatggccgggtttcccaaaattgttaagaagctcttaagtgttaagaacttcttaggagcgttgtaagaatgttctaagaacgctcctaagaagttcttaggacttcagagcttcttaacgattttgggaaacccggccaatgtcatGGCACCTGGAGCAGGATTCTCCAAGGAAATCACCAGTTACAAATAAGAcattccattttgtttttgctttacagggaataaaaaaaaaagccctgccTGTAGCAGTCACAACCTTTCTTGTGGAAGAGTTCCAAAGCTTCTGACGAGTTGGAAAAACTGATAGAAGGAGAGTGAAGTTCATCCTGGCAGGAAAACAACAGACTATAATTCTACAGGATAAATATGTTCTTTGTGCAAGTTCATTTGTTTGAGTCCTTAAAACTCTGAACGTGTTAATTACTGTATTTCATCATATGCATCAATAAGCATATGTTTtataattaaaataataaatgaTACTCTGGCGAATCCTGTATTGGCTTTGCATCAAGACATCTTTATTTCTAAAAATAGCAAGTGAACTGGTCTGAAGAACACTCTtcaagcagtttttttttttaaacattttctCATACCAAGGTACCATCTGGCCCCCGCCATGGATCAGTCATTGACGTCACAGCTTTTGCAATTTGCCCAAATATATGACCAAAAAAATCTGTCTGGAAGGaacgtactgtacatgcagatcTAGCATCCCTCCAAAAACTCTTAAAGGAAGAAACAGGCTTCAGCTTTTTCAGACTACTTCAAGTTGTCTTGCGCATGtcataaaatgtattgttcTTACCTTGCTATAATTAGATCAAAGAGAAAAGAGTCTTTATAGAACATAGACTACAAACATTTGCATTGAGACGGATGACCCTTTCAAAGCTCAGGTAGAATCAGTACATGCTGCCAAAGGCTGGATGGTATTGAGACATTTTCAAATCAGTGTATGATCAGGTGTATTCTCCAAAGCAGGACTCTGTCATACATTCATACAAAGCAGGCTAGATAGACATTCAGTGTTGCAGTCTAATCAAACCCCTCCCGGATTTTGCTGGAGAccgatttgtttatttttgaaaaAGTATATCATTAGTGTCAGAAGTAATTGATTGCACTTTCATGGCAGATGATTGATTGACCTAGCATGGGCAGCTTACCTCCTCCCGCTCTTCACCCTCATTATTTTTCGTCTGCACTAGTCTGGTTCCAGGTCCCACATCTCATTTGTCTAGTTTGCTTTGGGCAAGTAGTATGCTTTCATCCAGactgaatggaatggaaatggAGATGGCATAAGGCTGAACTCCCGTGGGTGTTGCTATTCCTCGTAACTTGGCATGTTCAAATACTGTATGGAATACTTGTTTGGATGGTTGCAGATTTACATTCTACATACATGGTTTGAAGTGTAAAGGTACTATTTAATGAGAGAATGACATACCCTGTTACAAAGTTTAAATCAAGTAGTTGCGC from Sardina pilchardus chromosome 12, fSarPil1.1, whole genome shotgun sequence encodes:
- the zbtb1 gene encoding zinc finger and BTB domain-containing protein 1, which encodes MARPSHSEHVLQQLNNQREWGFLCDCCITIGDIYFRAHKAVLAACSSYFRMLFIRDQQSTARLDLSNMQISAECFDLILQLMYLGRIMVGHYEFDELKASMAYLQMYYIPDSLEDLRDIRSSNLTPSSCASSSSSSSSSSSTSVVGGKMIFGVRMFDQNKPNAAEPELPAKVPAVPARPSLNVSTVRPVEDVVLPLAPVPSESGMNEQPCDLRKRGSGRSATLKERPRFGRTYTCDDCGFVFSCEKLLIEHILTCTNRKAFQPPRVNAEVDNDSNKAESSASEGADEHRMMCKGEDDWPDHKSDTESVIRSVGTGTDNEATPCQNVTIKVEQEDDSETEMENIKVIKVGNHSIKGCSVRLGSYKDIARDQKRFDKEEAGVSAMEDGNEGSLVSSDESGASGSKVVRIKEEKQDEESAPCELCGALLTEEEQSAHYISNHMGHICACGRCGQVLIKGRQLQEHAERCGEPQSVDLDSPEEDSPLPEDAQAMEEGLLEGYRCPLCGLVFESENLAVEHTLVCPEQEPFRPSLLDDGSELDHRRKHFCAICGKGFYQRCHLREHYTVHTKEKQFTCQTCGKQFLRERQLRLHTDMHKGMARYVCPVCDQGTFLKHDHVRHMISHLSAGETICQVCFQIFPSGDHLEKHMDVHLYICGVCGEKFRLRKDMRSHYNSKHTKRQ